In Candidatus Hydrogenedens sp., the genomic window ATTGTTTCAAGAACACACCACCTACAATGGTTGATGCTTCTGATTTTGGACCAATATTAGCAATGTCTGCAAAATCAGACTGTATGAGTTTATCATAATCCTCCCACAGAGGAAGTTTCCAGAGGCGTTCTCCCGTTTTTTCGCCTGCTTTTATAAGTTCTTCTGATAATTCGTCGTTATTGCAGAGAAGCCCTGCGGAATAATGTCCCAATGCAATAATGCAACCGCCGGTAAGCGTAGCAACATCTATAATTTGCTGCGGAGAATAGTTCTTTTGGGCATACGATATGGCATCGGCTAAAATTAGGCGTCCTTCTGCATCGGTATTCAGCACCTCAACTGTTTTCCCGCTATATGTTTTTATAATATCGCCTGGAAGTAATGCTGAACCGCCGGGCATGTTTTCTACCAAGGGGATAATCCCAACAACAGGAACATCGGATTTAATTTCAGCAAGAGCGTTGATTGTCCCTAATACAACACCAGCACCTGCCATATCGTATCGCATTTCATGCATATCATCACGCGGTTTTAAGCAAATACCCCCTGTATCAAAAGTTACCCCTTTCCCTATAAGGGCAATAGGTTTTTTCGAAGTAGAATTAAGATTGTATTCAAGGACGAGAAGCAGAGGGTCATTTTTGGAGCCTTTCCCTACGGCAAGAATGCTGTTCAGCCCTTGTTCCTCTAATGAATTTTTATTAAGTATATAAGTTTTAATTTGTGTTTTCTGACAAATATCCTGTGCAAAATCGGCAAAGAATTGAGGAGTTAATTTATTAGCAGGCGAACAAATTAATGACCGAGCCATTGTAACAGCATCGCAAATTATAACCGTTTTATAGCATTGATTACTCCGCTCAGATATATCATTGTCTTTTGATACAATAAATGTAATATGAGTAATTTCGGTAGGTTTTTCTTTTTGTGTAAAGTCTGAACTTTTATATTGCTCAAAATTATATTGGCACAGCATAATCCCTTCTATAAATGGATTAATATGCTCAGAGAGGATATTTGACCAATCACAAACCAACTCTTTGATTTTATTTGCTTTGCTACATTCAATTACTTTAGCCGATATTCTGCGAATTTTTTCAGAAGTTATTTTATCCTGAGGACCCAATCCAACGAGAATGGTTCCTGCAAAAGGTGCATTGATAAAGGAGACGAATAAAACTTCGTTCTCTTTGCCATGGAATAAATCACGGTCTATCATCGCTTGAACGGTTAATTCCTGTTCCTCTGAGAGTAACGAACATTCAACAGGAAGATTGTTCTCATAAACAGGGATGAGTAAAGCAGAATTCCAGTTCCAGTCCATAGTGGATTGAGGATGAATAACAGAGATTTTCATAAAACATCCCTCCTATTTATAGGATTTGTTAAAGGTGAATTTTTTAAGGTTTTTAAATATTCTGCTTCCAACCAATGGCCACGGAAACCTATGACGCGTGCAGAAATCAGGTCTCCAATATTCAGGTTATCTCCTGATACAGTAATAGAACGGTAAGAATTCGTTCTGCCGTTCCAGAAATTTCTATTCCTCGGATGTTTTTCTTCAATAAGGACTTCTTGCTCGGTATGGATTAATTGTTCCATAGCAGATTGATTGATTTTTTCCTGTAACTCGATTAATTGGGCTAATCGTTCCTCTTTAACTTTTCGTGGGACTGTATCCCCTAATTTTTCCGCATGAGTATTGGGTCGTGGCGAATATTTGAACGGATAAATTTGACTGAATTTAACCTGTTCCACTACCTTCAGTGTCTCTTGAAAGTCTTCTTCGGTTTCTGTCGAAAATCCAACAATCAAATCTGTGCTGATTTCGATATCGGGAACTTTCTCGTGTAGATACTCAATATGTTCTATATATTGCTCAATTGTATGTTTCCGTCGCATAAGTTTTAAGATTCGGTTTGAGCCTGATTGCAATGGTAAATGAATATGGCGTGCTATATTTCTTCGTTCCGCAATTAAATCAGACAACTCCTTACTCCAGTCGTATGGATGTGGTGATGTAAAACGGATACGCCATAGGTTGTCTATATTAGACACATCTCTTAATAGTTGAACAAACGAATAGTCGGGACGAAATTTATAAGCATTTACATTCTGCCCCAATAACCATATTTCACGAATTCCTTCGGCAACTGTGGATTGCACTTCTTGCAAAATATTTTCTGGGGTGCGATATACTTCGCGTCCTCGTGTCCGTGGAACAATGCAAAAGCTACATGCGTTATTGCAACCTTTGCTAATGGCGATATACGCTTTTATTCCTTCGCGATGTCCTTTTTCAAGCCATTCGTTTGGAATGAAATCAAATACAGGGGGTTTGGGATATGTCCGATGAGTAACACAAATTCGTTCTCCTCTGCGAACACGCTCAATCAATTCAGGCAACTCAAAATAATGGTCAGGGCCTATAACCAAATCCACAGTTGGCTCTCGCTCCAAAATGTTATCTCCTTCCTGCTGAGCAACACAACCACATACAGCGATAATCGTTTCAGGTCTCTTTTTCTTTATTGGGCGAAGCGTGCCTAACAAACTATAAACCTTATTTTCAGGATTTTTACGGACTGAACAGGTATTAATTAAAATTAGATGTGCCTTCTCCGGTGTGTCTGTAGTAGCGAATCCCAATTGGTCAACTATAGCCACAATACGAGCACTATCATGTTCGTTCATTTGACAGCCAAATGTTTTTATATATACATGTTCCATTTTGTTTCAACTTTGTTTATCACGATTAGATTTATTATCTAGAAAATAGAATTATAAAAAAGAAATTCAAAGACAACAAATTTATCGTCTATCCGAATATAAAACGGTGAACAAAAAATGGGATAATACAAATCTGTCCTTTATCCTGACTTTAATTTTTTCTGGATGTGTTCGGCTACTTTTAGGATTATATTTTCAAGGGATGTTTGAGGAGTGTAGCCGATAGCCTGTTGTATCTTTTTCAAACAAGGGACACGGTGTCTCATATCTTCATAGCCTTCGGGATATGCTTCAGCATAGGGAATAAGTTGGATAGTGGAGGGACTTTTTGTAAGTTCAATTACCTTATGTGCAAGGTCAATGATTCGAACACTTTTGTTATTCCCCAAATTGAATACCCTACCACATAAATCGGGTCGCTCTATAATCTGAACTAAAGCCGGGACAATGTCTCCAACATAGGCAAAGGAACGGGTCTGTTGTCCATCTCCGAAAACACGAAGAGGTTCCCCTTTTAATGCTTGGGTAATGAAGTTTGGTAATACCATTCCGTATTGCCCTGTTTGGCGAGGTCCTACAATATTAAATAGTCGAACGATATAAACGGGGTGTCTCTTTTCTTTCCAGTAAGCAAGAGCAAGAAATTCATCAATTGCTTTTGATGCGGCATAGCACCAACGATGACGATGAGGAGGACCTATAATCTGGTCATCCTCTTCTTCGAAAACTTCTTTCATACTTTTGCCATATACTTCACTTGTTGATGTTATGAGTAATGGGCGACGATAGCGACAGGTTTCTTCGAGAACGGTTTCTGTTCCACGAATGTTATTTACAATAGTCTGGATAGGATTGTTGATTACCAGGTTCACACCTACCGTTGCCGCTAAATGAAACACCATGTCCACATCTTTCACCAAGTCATGGACTATATCCTGATTTAATGTGGAATCAATGATACATTCCACTCCACGGATATGCTCTATATTTTCAAATTTGCCCGTGCTTAAATTGTCCAGCACAATAACATTATCGCCTCGTTGAATGAGGAATTCGCATAGATGGGAACCAATAAAACCTGCTCCACCTGTTATTAATACTCGCATAAAAATTCCTTCCTTTGATAAAGCCAGAAGATAAATGATTATAAAGGATTATACCTGTCTGATAAAAATGAGGGAATATGTTTCTGTTTATGGGTAGTCGTAAATCAGAATCTATAGGAAGAAAAAATAGACAAATCTTATTCTTTTTTTATATTAATAAAGAATTAACTTTTTATTTTTATAATAAATTAGGAAAAAAAATATAGGAAAATTAGCATGTAAAAAATAATATTATCACAATAACATACTTGACAAATAAATATTAATAATGTAAAATATTAGTTAGGAAACTTCTCGAAGAAGTATTTAGTATAGATTGAAGTTTAAAATGAAAACATTAACTAAACTAAAGAAGGATTTAAGCAGTGGACCAGGTAGTATCTACATCATCCGGCATTCGGTATGTCGGGAAAGTTAAATGGTTTAATGACCGCAAGGGCTATGGTTTTATTATTAATGAATTGGGCGAGGACATATTTGTCCATCATACAGAAATCCGCATGAGAGGTTTTCGCACCCTTCGTGAAGGCGAAAAGATAACCTTTGAACTGGTGCAAGGACCGAAAGGTTTACTTGCAAAAAATGTAAGTAGAGTGCGAATGTAAAATAAAACCTGTTTGAATTATAAAAATTAGAGGGGAATTCAAAAGGAAGAGGGATGTTTGTATTATTTTGTAAGATTGAGTAATAATATTTTGCATATAAGAATTTGTTTTGAAAATTATAATCCAATTTGTAATTCAACTTAAGAAAGGAAAAAGATATGGGTAGTTTCATTCTCATGATGAGTTTGACTATGTTTACACAGGTGTCAGACTGGGTCTCTCTTATTGAAAATAATACATTAGACGGATGGAAACCCTTAGGGGGAGAATGGACAATTCAGGACGGAATTATCAAAGGAAAGTTAACAAAAACACCAGCAGAAAAAGATAAACAAGTGAATATATGGCTTCTTTATACAAAAAAAGAATTTGCAGATTTTGAGTTTGAGTGTGAATTTCGAACTCTAAATCCCATCAATGGTGGAATTCAGTTTCGGACACAATGGTTGCCTTTATTACCAGTGCCTGAAAATGTTCCACTTGAACAAGTGAAGTATGATTGTTATGGCTATCAGGCGAATATTGAAACGCGTGAACGATTTGGAACGGGCAGAATTATTGAAGAGAATGGCAGGGGTTTATTAGCAGAACCTGCTCGCGATGCAGTAATGACACTGAAACAGCGAGATTGGAATCGTATGAAGGTGGTCGCCGTTGGACCTAAGATTGAGGTCTATCTTCACGATGTTTTAGCAGCGACTATTGAAGATGATAACTACATTAAAGGATATATACTTTTACAAGTTCGCGCTGATGAAGTAATTCCCGAAACAGCGGAAATAGAGTATAGAAATATCCGCATAAAAGATTTGGGTCGAAGTGGAGAATGGCAGTGTCTTTTTAATGGGAAGGACTTGTCTGGCTGGCAGAATTATGGCTCGGAAGAATGGGTTGTTGAAGATGGAGTTATTGTAGGTAAAAGTGGTCCTAAAAAGTCAGAAGGTTATTTAGCGACAGAAAAACTTTGGAAGAATTTCCGTGTTCGGGGTCAATTCAAAATGTTAGGGGAAGGCAACTATGGTCTATTTTATCATTCCAGTATCAAAATGCGTGAGGATGGTTATCCTCTTATCTCAGGTGTTCAGGTAGAGGTAGAGCCGGGCTATCCCACAAAAACAGGTTTCCTTTATGAAAGTTATAAACGTGGCTGGTTGACGGAACCGCATGTAAAAATTCCCGGTGCCTGGGCTCTTCGCAAAGGGGATTGGAACGAGATAGAAGTTAAAACGGAAGGCAATAGAACAATTTCGTGGTTGAATGGTATTAAAGTAGTTGATTTTACAGATGCTTCACCGAACTTATTTGAAGGTTTCTTCGCTTTGCAACTACATACAGGCGGTGTTGCGGGTATTCAATGGAAAGAATTATATGTACAGGGAGAACCATTACCATAAAAATAATTTAAAAATTTGTGATATTTTTTGGATTTTAGTGTATAATTTTATTACAAACCTAAAAATATCCAACCTTAAAGAAGGAGGGTGGAATATGAAAATGAATCACAAAAGTATTCGCAATTTATTTTTAATCCCTGTTGTTTGTCTTGTAATGTCCGGCTGTATAGGTGGGTGTATTGTCCTTTCAGACATCAAATTTACGACGCCTCTTATAAAAGGGGCAACCATTCCGGGAGGACCCGATGTATATGTTGATAAAGATGTTACTTTGACGAAAGTATGTGGTCAATTCGATATAGAAAAAATTAAAGAACAGGTAAAGACAGCCATAGAAAAGTTGCCGATACCTCCCGTAGCTTCCAGAATATTATTAATGTTGGTTAATAATGTTGAGATAAAAAATTTATGGATTGAAAAAATTACGATAACTGCCACAGAGGGAGATTTTTCTAAATTACAGAGTTTAACAATGAAAGTAAAAATAGGGGATCGTGAGATTGACTTTGGACAGGGCAGTTTTAGTGATGACAAAAAATCTATTGTATTTGTAAAAGACCCCAAAGTGGATATTTATCCGTATATAAAAGATTTCTCGGATGGAGGATGTGTAGAAGGAAACATCCATGTAACTGGATATAATAGTCAAACAGATATTAAGTTTGATATGGTTGCTGATGTTTCGTTAAAAATAGGGTTATAAATAAATCTTTATAAATATTTCCCTCTTATATTATATAAGATAAGTAAAGAGGAGTTTTTATGTCTGCTGAAATAGTAAAACCAAAGATTTTTGAGCAATTAAAAACGGTTATTGACCCTGATTTACATACGGATATTGTAACGGCAGGCTTTGTAAAATCTGTATCTATTACAGAGCAAGGTATTGTAGATTTAACGGTGGAACTGACGATTCCCACCTGTCCGTTGCAATCAAAATTCAAAGTGGAAATAGAACAAAAACTCCTCTCTATAGAAGGAATTAAAAAAGTAAATATACACTTTACATCACGGAAAAGGGCAGGGGTGCAAATGTCCCAGCAAAATTCCTTAAACCAGATTCACGCTGTTATTGCAATTTCTGCATGCAAAGGTGGAGTAGGAAAATCTACTATTGCTTCTTTTTTGGCACGGGCATTACAGAGGAAGGGTTTTAGGGTTGGTCTTATGGATTTGGACATTTATGGTCCATCATTACCGACACTTATGAGCCGACCGCATGCCGATGTGGCCATTATTGATGAACGAATCCTTCCTGTTGAGGTGGATAATCTTTTGACTATGTCGTTAGGTTATATTTTGGGCGATGCTCCTGCCGTATTGCGTGGACCTCTGGTATCAACATATACTTCTCAATTAATACATCAGACAGAGTGGGGACCGCTTGATTTCCTGATTATTGATTTACCACCTGGAACGGGCGATATTCAGTTAACCCTTCTTCAACAAGTAGCACTGGATGGGGCTATAATTGTTACTACACCACAAACATTATCACTGGTTGATGTTACTCGTGGGATTTTAATGTTTGAAAAGTTGCATGTTCCTGTACTGGGGGTTATAGAAAACATGTCTTACTTTGTTTGTGATAACTGCGGAAAAAAACATTTCTTGTTCGGTAATGGGACAGCGGATTTACAAGAACGATTTGGCTTACCTATATTAGCAAATATTCCCCTACTTTCCAATTTTCATGATGCTTCTACTAAAAACGCCGGGGAAGAATATAATACGATATGGGAACCTCTAATAGAGAAGATACAACACGAGATAGGCAAACGCAGAGCAAATACCTTATCTTCACCGGAAGTGCACATAAAGGAGAATGAGTTAATCATAGACTGGAAAAATGGAAAGTTTTCTGAAATTTCTTTAGCCAATCTTCGTCGAGCATGTAGATGTGCTTATTGTGTAGATGAATTAACAGGAGAGCCGTTATTAAAACCTGAAGAAGTGCCAGAAGATATAAAGATAGAAGAAATTCAGCCTTTGGGTCATTATGCTGTAAGTATATTCTGGAGTGATGGGCATACATCCAGTATATATCCTTGGGATTTCCTCAAAAATTTAGTTCCTCCGCATTCTTGATTGCCTGTGTTCTTATCATCATATATTTAAATTGGGATTAATTAGTAACAGGCTTTTAAATTTGCTCAACGCAAAACAATTCATTATTATAGGTATGTAGAATTTTTCAACTACCAAAAATCTATGGAGAAAGAGTCATGTGTTTTTGTTTTGTTATTGTTATGTTATTGTCAAACTTTTTGGTTTTTAATGTTAGTGCGGAATCACCTATGGATATAGCCCAAAAGCATAATATTGTTTATACAAAAATGCCAAAGACCTGGGATGAAGGGTTACCTTTGGGAAATGGTTCTATGGGGGCTTTAGTCTGGGGAGATGGTTCCCCATTGATTGTTTCGATTGACCGTATTGATTTATGGGATTTACGACCTGTTCCCGAATTTGAGAAGGAAGAATATCGTTTTGAAACGATGAAAAAATGGGAGAAAGAAGGACGCTATGATGATTTAATTAGTTTGTATGAAAAACCTTATGATAACCCCGGTCCAACAAAAATTCCTGCGGGAAGAATAAAAATAAATCTGCCACAGGGGAAAAATATAGAAAAAATGGAATTGCATTTAGACCGTGCGATGGTTTCAGCACATCTTACAGGGGGTGGACAAATAGAAGTATATGTCCTTTCGGATTATCCATTAGGATTTATTCGTTTGATAAATGTTCCTGATATAAGTGCCGAACTAATTGCCCCACCATTCGGAAAGCCTACAGACGACCGAAAATTGAGTAACGATGACTTGAGAATGCTGGAATATCCATCTCCACAAATGAGAAAAGAGGAGAAAGCTCAATCTTATGTGCAGGAAGGTTGGGGAGGATTTCAATTTGCAGTGTATATGGGCAAGTTAAAATTAAGTGATAATGAACAATTGATAGCATGGTCAATAATACCTTCAAGTAATGAAACAACAGAGCCGTTGTCTATTGCAGAAGAATATGTTAAAGGGGTGCTGAATAAAAATTATAAAAATTATATTCAAACACATGTTCAGTGGTGGGAAAAATATTGGAAACAGACTTATATATCAATACCAGATGATGTGATAGAAAAACGCTGGTATCACGAAACTTACAAATTTGGTGCTGCAGGAGGTGTCTATCCAATTGCCTTACAAGGCCCCTGGACAGCAGATAACGGAAAGCGACCACCATGGAAGGGAGACTACCACCATGACTTGAATACAGAGATGTCGTATTGGATAGCCTATTCGGGCAACCGATTGGAACAAGAACGATACTTTATTGAGTGGTTATGGAATATCCGTGATGAATGTTTTAAATGGACACAGAAGTTTTTTAATATGCCGGGATTGAATGTTGCCATGACAACGGATATTATTGGTAGACAAATCGGGGGTTGGCGACAATACACGCATTCTGCAACAACAGCGGCCTGGCTATCGCATCATTTCTATTGGCATTGGAAATATACCAATGATAAAAATTTTTTAGAACAGCGAGCCTATCCTTACCTGCACGATTGTGCGGTTTTTCTTGATGCGATAACGAAAGATAGTCGTTCGGCAGATGGAAAGAGAAAACTTCCGTTAAGTTCCTCTCCGGAAATTAACGATAACAAGCCTAATGCATGGTTTGATGAGTTAACCAATTACGATTTATCCCTTATTCGCTGGTTATTTACATCTACAGCCGAATTAGCAGGAATTCTTGGTAAAACAGAAGAACAAAAACAATGGTTAGCAATTGCTGAAGAATTTCCGCAACTCTGGGTTTCTGAAAAAGAAGGACTGTTAGTAGCAAAAGACTATGTATTACATCATTCTCACCGCCATTTTTCTCATTTAATGGCGATATTCCCATTAGGAATGTTAAATCCGTATGATGCCAGAGATATGGAGGTTATAAATAAATCTTTAGATTATCTTGATAAATTGGGCACTTCCCAATGGTGTGGATACAGTTTTGCATGGAAAGGTATTTTATCTGCTCGCGCAGGTAGAGTTCAGGATGCAATTCAAAACATAAAAATTTTCTCAGAAGCTTTCGTTCTACCGAATAGTTTCCATTGCAACGGAGACCAATCCGGTAAAGGGTATAGTGATTTTACATACCGTCCCTTTACATTAGAAGGAAATTTTGCATCAGGAACAGCGGTTCAGGAAATGTTATTGCAAAGTCATAATGGTTTGATACGAGTATTCCCATGTATTCCTGATGATTGGAAAGATGTATCTTTTTATCAACTTCGAGCAGAAGGAGGTTTCTTGGTTTCTGCAGAAAGGAAAGCAGGAAAGATAACAAAAGTCGTTATTCAATCGGATATAGGGACTCAATGCACGATACTTTCTCCATTTACTAATGAAAAAATGGATTTGAAATTCCAACCCGGTGAAATAAAAGAATTAACACCGCCGAAAAATTAACGAATACCTTCAAATAAACAAGAAGTAGTTAGCAACAAATTAACAGAAATATTTGCTTCATAGAAAATACAGACTTCAATATTTTTTATATGCTTACCTTTAAGACATAGGTAACAGATTATATTTTCTCTCCCAATCGTAGGGGCACGGTATACCGTGCTCCTACTTCGTTGTATGGTCTTGGGATAAAAGAATTAACCACAGAGGACACAAAGGAAACTTAACACAAAGAACACAGAGGGGTAAAGGCGAAAAAATTTTCGCCTCTACAGGATTTGTGGTAAAAATAATTTAACAGGATTTACAGGATACACAGGATTTGTATGTTACGATTGGAAGGATGAGGAACGAAAAAATACCAGAAGCGGGGACGATTCATCTGAATTATTCAAAAATAATAATGTATCATGTTTTTTCCCCATTCGTCTCATCCGTCCTATCTGTCACATTTGTCCTATTTCAAAATGGCAGTAATTTGTTCATTTGGAAAATTATCAGAAAATATGTAATCATAATCATTGTTTCGTATATCATTTCTAATTCAATCTTAAAGTAATGTAGTGGAGTTTTCTTATGCGTATACCCGAGTATGTTTATGGTAGTATTGCACCAACATTTACTGTTTTTAAGGAAGATGGTTCCCTTGACCCTGATGGGCAAATGCGTTTGCTCGAATATATGTTAAAGAAAGGTTCTATTTCTGCGTTTTTTATTCGTTCGGGCATGGGACAGATGTATGCCTTTTCCTTTGAAGAAGTAAAACAATTAGCAGAAATTGCCTGTAAGGTAGTAAAAGGGCATTCGGCAGTGCTTATTGGATGTAGTGGCATTTGGGACCGTAATTATGACCGTCGTCCTGACCCCCAGAAATATATTCAACAGGCGATTGAATTAAGTCGTTTTTCGGAAGGAATAGGTGCGGATGGTGTGGTTTTATCTGTCCCTGAAGCATTATTTCCTAAAGACAATGAAACCCTTGCAGATGTGATATATTATTATTTTGAAACGGTCTGTTCGGCTGTAAAAATCCCCGTTTTATTTTATCAACCCCCTGGCACAAAGCCTGAATATTGTTTAAAACCTGAATTATTAAAAAAACTTGCGAAGATAGATAATCTTGTTGCTGGGAAGGTTTCCGTTGCTGATGGCGGTTATTTGTTCGACTTAGCCCGTGCTGTACGAGATGAAAATTTTTCATTAATTGTCGGGAATGAGACCGTATTTTATGCTGGGCTTATGTTAGGTTGTCGTGCATGTATAGGTCAGGGAACCAGTCTGAACCCCCAAATAATCAATGCTATGGTACAACGATATGAAAAGGGCGATATAGAAGGGTGTATGCAAGCACAAGAGGATGTAAATCTGCTTGTGAGAAAATGTCCAAATGCAGTAGAATTTTTCAAACGCTATATTACGGAACAGGGCTATCCTGTAAATGAATGTCCTCGGACAATTGAAAATAATCCCTATTTTGAAAATCGAGAAAGGTTGTCTGTTCAGGAATATGAAACATTCAAGCAAATTTATGAAAGTATCCTTGCAAAATATTAAAGCCAATAGTATTTGAGGTGTCATTATGTTAACAGATAATATTCTTGACTTAATCGGAAATACACCCCTTATTCAATTAAAGGGCGAGCATATTTTCGCAAAAGCAGAATTTTTAAATCCCGGAGGAAGTATCAAAGACCGTGTAGCGTTAGCCATGTTAGAAGGGGCTGAACGTAATGGTAAGCTGAAGCCCGGTTGTGTTATTGTTGAACCGACCTCCGGCAATACAGGAATTGGTATTACATTAGTAGGCCGATTGAAAGGGTATCGTGTTTGTATTGTTATGCCCGAAAATATGAGTGCGGAACGGAAAAAATTGATTAAGGCTCTTGGAGGGGAACTTATCCTGACCCCGGCAGAGGAGAGTATTATGGGAGCGGTCAACAAGGTTAAGGAAATTCAAGCAAGCGACCCCAATGTTTTCGTCCCTCAACAATTTGAAAATCCAGACAATCCCCGTGTCCATTATGAAGAGACGGCTCGTGAACTCTGGCGACAAACAGGCGGAAATATTGATTGTTTTGTAGCAGGAGTGGGTAGTGGAGGAACTTTGCAAGGAGTGGGTAAATTTTTGAAGGAACATAAGCCTGATGTTCGAATTGTTGCCGTAGAGCCGAAAAATGTTTCTGCTTTATTGGGACATGAGCCGGGTTTACATCAAATTCAGGGTATTGGAGATGGTTTCATCCCGCCGATACTGGATGTTTCCATGGTTGATGAAGTTGTAGAGGTAACGGATGAAGATGCTATCGAAACAACGCGTGCGTTAGGACGGGATTATGGACTTCTGGTTGGGATTTCCTCCGG contains:
- a CDS encoding dihydrodipicolinate synthase family protein — protein: MRIPEYVYGSIAPTFTVFKEDGSLDPDGQMRLLEYMLKKGSISAFFIRSGMGQMYAFSFEEVKQLAEIACKVVKGHSAVLIGCSGIWDRNYDRRPDPQKYIQQAIELSRFSEGIGADGVVLSVPEALFPKDNETLADVIYYYFETVCSAVKIPVLFYQPPGTKPEYCLKPELLKKLAKIDNLVAGKVSVADGGYLFDLARAVRDENFSLIVGNETVFYAGLMLGCRACIGQGTSLNPQIINAMVQRYEKGDIEGCMQAQEDVNLLVRKCPNAVEFFKRYITEQGYPVNECPRTIENNPYFENRERLSVQEYETFKQIYESILAKY
- the cysK gene encoding cysteine synthase A, with the translated sequence MLTDNILDLIGNTPLIQLKGEHIFAKAEFLNPGGSIKDRVALAMLEGAERNGKLKPGCVIVEPTSGNTGIGITLVGRLKGYRVCIVMPENMSAERKKLIKALGGELILTPAEESIMGAVNKVKEIQASDPNVFVPQQFENPDNPRVHYEETARELWRQTGGNIDCFVAGVGSGGTLQGVGKFLKEHKPDVRIVAVEPKNVSALLGHEPGLHQIQGIGDGFIPPILDVSMVDEVVEVTDEDAIETTRALGRDYGLLVGISSGANVWAARIMAQKISGNIATVLPDRAERYFSTSLM